One window of Quercus robur chromosome 5, dhQueRobu3.1, whole genome shotgun sequence genomic DNA carries:
- the LOC126728129 gene encoding uncharacterized protein LOC126728129, with product MATDANNKVLPLAFAVMDKESGSSWGWFLERLRNALGDVIADKDICIISDRHKGIQSAIANWPRHDDGRQQLVHRYCLRHVASNFNTHFQDATLKSLALKAGYATQEAKFELYMQPIKEAEIEALRKKRRTELQESEPDSSIMPYTYLMNEDLDKWTQLHDSGYRYGAMTTNVSECFNGVLKGARGLPIAAMVEFTHCKLVAYFHDRHKEITHDLSKDKVWTKYALKIYGHNLQKSISHQINPFNNLNGIYQVITTHNIYSSRGGHHSYEVNVMARTCDYGKWQMRKIPCSHAIKALQYLGQDATAYIDPCYSLVNAIHTYSYAFVVPKSDSLWRDVDGPKWVPDPKLLRGKGRPVASRIRNEMDGVRREPGSRRPDSDLREIQQKQSCGLCHQHGHNHRRCSLSRGASTSSNNPN from the coding sequence ATGGCCACCGATGCCAACAACAAGGTTTTGCCTCTTGCCTTTGCCGTTATGGACAAAGAGTCAGGGTCtagttgggggtggtttttAGAACGCCTCAGGAATGCACTGGGGGATGTGATAGCAGATAAGGACATCTGCATAATTTCTGACCGACATAAGGGTATTCAAAGTGCAATTGCAAACTGGCCTAGACATGATGATGGACGACAACAACTAGTTCACagatattgccttcgacatgttgctagcaacttcaacacgCATTTTCAAGACGCCACTTTAAAGTCATTAGCCTTGAAAGCGGGGTATGCTACTCAGGAAGCTAAATTTGAGTTGTACATGCAACCTATCAAGGAAGCTGAGATCGAGGCCCTTAGGAAGAAACGGAGAACCGAGCTGCAGGAAAGTGAACCCGACTCATCCATCATGCCATACACATATCTAATGAACGAGGACCTAGACAAGTGGACCCAACTACATGATAGTGGATACCGTTATGGGGCTATGACAACCAATGTCTCGGAGTGCTTCAATGGAGTACTCAAAGGTGCCCGTGGCCTACCCATTGCTGCAATGGTTGAATTCACTCATTGCAAACTTGTTGCGTATTTCCATGATCGACACAAAGAAATTACTCATGATCTCTCAAAGGACAAGGTATGGACTAAATATGCCTTAAAAATCTATGGACACAACCTACAAAAATCAATTTCACACCAAATAAATCCGTTTAATAATCTGAATGGTATATATCAAGTAATTACTACACACAACATCTATAGCTCTAGAGGGGGACACCATAGTTACGAAGTAAACGTAATGGCCAGAACATGTGATTATGGAAAGTGGCAAATGAGAaagatcccttgttcacatgcaattaaagcTCTTCAGTACTTGGGGCAAGATGCGACTGCATATATTGACCCATGTTATAGTTTGGTGAACGCCATTCACACCTACTCATATGCATTTGTGGTGCCAAAGTCAGATTCATTGTGGAGGGATGTGGATGGTCCAAAGTGGGTGCCTGACCCAAAACTGTTGCGGGGCAAAGGTCGACCTGTGGCGTCTAGGATACGAAATGAGATGGATGGGGTTCGGCGAGAACCGGGAAGCCGGAGGCCAGATTCTGACTTGAGGGAGATTCAGCAAAAGCAGAGCTGTGGACTGTGTCATCAACATGGGCATAATCATAGAAGATGTTCGCTTTCCCGTGGGGCTTCGACAAGTAGTAATAATCCAAACTAG